In Arvicola amphibius chromosome 1, mArvAmp1.2, whole genome shotgun sequence, one DNA window encodes the following:
- the Sigirr gene encoding single Ig IL-1-related receptor — MAGVCDRTPNFLSPSEDQDLGPALGSAVALNCTAWVVSKPQCPQPSVQWLKDGLPLGNESRFSLHQDFWDSANFSEVVSSVLVLNLTKTEDYGSFTCSVWNVSSHSFTLWRAGPAGHVVAVLASLLVLLVLLLVALLYVKCRLNVLLWYQDNYGEVEMNDGKLYDAYVSYSDFPEDRKFVNFILKPQLERCRGYKLFLEDRDLLPRAEPSADLLVNLSRCRRLIVVLSDAFLGRAWCSQSFREGLCRLLELTRRPIFITFEGQRREPMHPALRLLRQHRHLVTLLLWKPGSVTPSSDFWKELQLALPRKVQYRPVEGDPQTRLQDDKDPMLIVRGRAAQGRAMESELDPDPEGDLGVRGPVFGEPPTSLHASRISGEGPGSEMDVSDLGSRNYSARTDFYCLVSEDDV, encoded by the exons ATGGCAG GTGTCTGTGACAGGACCCCCAATTTCCTCTCCCCGTCTGAAGACCAGGACTTGGGACCTGCCCTTGGCAGTGCAGTTGCTTTGAATTGCACAGCGTGGGTGGTCTCTAAGCCCCAGTGTCCCCAGCCCTCAGTACAGTGGCTAAAAGATGGTCTTCCACTGGGCAATGAAAGCCGCTTCAGCCTCCATCAGGACTTTTG GGACAGCGCCAACTTCTCAGAGGTTGTGTCCAGTGTTCTGGTGCTCAACTTGACCAAAACTGAGGACTATGGAAGTTTCACCTGCTCTGTCTGGAATGTCAGCTCTCACTCCTTCACTCTTTGGAGAGCTG GCCCTGCTGGCCATGTGGTTGCCGTGCTGGCCTCCCTCCTGGtcctgctggtgctgctgctggtggcccTGCTCTATGTTAAGTGTCGCCTGAATGTGCTGCTTTGGTACCAAGACAACTATGGGGAGGTGGAGATGAATG ATGGAAAGTTATACGACGCCTACGTGTCCTACAGCGACTTCCCGGAGGACCGAAAATTTGTGAATTTTATTCTAAAGCCTCAGCTGGAGCGGTGTCGGGGATACAAGCTCTTCTTGGAGGACCGCGATCTCTTGCCGCGCGCGG AGCCCTCTGCCGACCTTCTGGTGAACCTGAGCCGCTGTCGGCGCCTCATCGTGGTTCTTTCAGACGCCTTCCTGGGCCGGGCTTGGTGTAGCCAGAGCTTCCG GGAGGGACTATGCCGCCTGCTGGAGCTCACACGCAGACCTATCTTCATCACCTTCGAGGGCCAGAGGCGTGAGCCCATGCACCCTGCTCTCCGTCTCCTGCGCCAGCACCGCCACCTTGTGACTCTGTTGCTTTGGAAGCCTGGCTCCGTG ACGCCTTCCTCCGATTTTTGGAAAGAGCTACAGCTGGCACTGCCACGGAAGGTGCAATATAGACCAGTGGAGGGAGACCCCCAAACACGACTACAAGATGACAAAGATCCTATGCTAATCGTGAGAGGAAGAGCTGCCCAGGGCCGCGCCATGGAGTCAGAACTGGACCCAGACCCTGAGGGAGATCTGG GTGTCCGTGGACCTGTCTTTGGGGAGCCACCAACCTCACTGCATGCAAGCAGGATCTCCGGAGAAGGCCCCGGCAGTGAAATGGacgtctctgaccttggctctcgAAACTACAGTGCACGCACAGACTTCTACTGCCTCGTGTCTGAGGATGATGTGTAG